The following proteins come from a genomic window of Calditrichota bacterium:
- a CDS encoding T9SS type A sorting domain-containing protein codes for MAATYVTDGIGIPPYAMHLEAFPNPFNSTAMVRFELPVAGDVRAFLFDVSGRQVALINGRSYAAGMHQIPVDGCLLPSGLYHVRLEFGGRIVTRSLVLIR; via the coding sequence ATGGCTGCGACCTACGTCACAGACGGGATCGGAATCCCGCCCTACGCAATGCACCTTGAGGCCTTCCCCAACCCGTTCAATTCCACCGCAATGGTCCGCTTCGAACTTCCGGTGGCAGGGGATGTCCGGGCATTTCTCTTCGATGTAAGTGGTCGTCAGGTCGCCCTGATCAACGGTCGCTCATACGCGGCAGGGATGCATCAGATTCCGGTGGACGGCTGTTTGCTGCCTTCGGGTCTCTACCATGTGCGACTCGAGTTCGGCGGTCGGATCGTTACCCGCAGCCTAGTTCTTATCCGCTGA